From Impatiens glandulifera chromosome 7, dImpGla2.1, whole genome shotgun sequence:
AGTTACCAAACTACCCCTATATATCCTACTACAAATACAATGGCAACATAACAAAAGGGgaaggaaaagaaaaacaaaacctTTTAGCCTCTTGATCCCGCAGTTTAGCATCGATTTCTTTGCTTGGGGGATACTTTGGTAAATTTGATGGATCACAGGCATATGGTTCGGTATTGAAAAACTGTTACCATAAGAAAGAAATGAATGATTATAATCAAAAAGAGATTACCTCTACAAATTTGAACCAAGAAGAATGAATAAGAATGAGAAAACTAACTTCACTATTCAAGGCTTGTGATGCAGAACCGCGTTCATCAGGATCAATCGCAAGAAGAGTTTCCACGACAGATAGTGAACAAGTCGGGAAGTTTTTGAATACATCTCTTACACGTCTCCTATGTTGATTAGTAGGTTTAAAAAGATGTGCATTCTTCAACTTACATTTTTCCCAATATTCTTCAGATGGAGAACCGCATAACAAAAATATCTTATTCAATTGGTCGACCTACAAATTGGAAAAACACAACCAACATTTGTTCAATAAACCACCGAATTatctttaacaaaaaaaaaggaaGAGATTAGTAAACCTCTGTTGTTCCTGGCAATATTGGATTTCCATAAAGTAATTCAGCCAAAATACAACCAGCACTCCAGAGATCAACACCCACACTGTAATGAGTGGCTCCAAGAAGTAACTCAGGTGGTCGATACCATAGAGTCACAACTCGGCTAGTCATAGGTTGAGTGCATTTAGGATCATAAAAAGAAGCGAGTCCAAAATCAGCAATTTTTAGATTTCCATCGTTATCAATTAGCAAATTGGATCCCTTTATGTCACGATGCAACACACCATTGTTATGACAATGCTCGAGCCCCGATAACAATTGCTTCATATAGCATTTCACCTTCAATATGGTTATAAATAGACTCAGGACTGAGATTATAACTAGATATCATCTTAAACCATTTAACCCATTACAGAACAATTGATCTGGTTTCATTCATGATCAAAAGTAATCCCAAGAGTTTAAAAGACAAACAAACCTGAGACAGTGAGAAGTTGTTTTCTTGCACAGAAGCTAAACCAGTCAAGTCATGTTCCATGTATTCAAATACAAGATAGATACTTGGAGACATTCTTGATGCAACCAATCCTTCAAGTTTGATCACATTTGGATGATCAAGTCTTCTTAATATAAGTATTTCTCTAGCCATAAATTTCGCACTATCTGGATCCAAATGTTCAAATCTAACTTTCTTCAAAGCCACTACCTTTCCTGTAATCAAATCCCTAGCCTTGTATACATGACTATAAGTCCCTTGCCCAATCTAACAAATCAAAAACCCATACAAAATCATAAACCATACAACAGTATTGATCAAATTGGGGATTTAGGATTTGGGATTTATTTCTTTAACCTTATCAAGCTTCTCGAATGTATTAGTACGACGAGGCGTCCACTCTTTGATTGCCTCCCCAGCTACATCTCCAAGCCACGACGGCCATCCATGTACGATTTTCAACCCGTAATCCGGTTTCAGATTATACCGATCAATCGCCGGAAAATCTCCCGTTGCCCGTCTTTCCTTTTTCCTTTCCTTACCCATATTATGAACCACAGTATCAGAATGACGCCGAATTTTGCTAATAGAACGAGAACCCATTGAAGGTTCGTGGGTAATATCGGTTTGTGCATTATTTTTCTTGGGTTTCATTAAACACAAAACACAACCCATTTGAAAGAAAGACAAATCAGAAGTGGGTTCGGTGAAGAAGAAGCATACGCCGGAAGGGAAAAAGAGAAAATCCGGCGCCGGTAAACAAGTTAGATGGAAAACCGCTACAGATTATTAATGAGCTAAGCAATTATACCCTTTCTCCCTCTTCAAGCTGCAGATTTGacggaaaaaataaaaaaaaaagttttgagaTTTAAGGGGGAATGGGCTTTATGCCACTGTTTATGCAGAGGGACAGTTGGGTACTGTGTGGAGGGACCGTTTGGTTCAGCGGTTTAACGTGGCGGGGGCcgattttttatcttttattttttcttcattaatccgtactgaaattttataatatatctttgtTTTTATATGGTTAATAATGATGAAAACAAACACACCTATGACCCATCtgtttgtttctattttttttaattaaattatatttaatgatttggatcaatttatattttttaaataaaagtatattattacCTCCCTTTAATAATGCctattttattgtaaaataataagTCAAACTATGTGAAATTTTGACTTTTAAGTAACTTTCATAAATGATGTCTTTGATTGGAAAGTTctatctaaatttgaaaaaaaaatataaatttatttgaaaaattatatatattaataataaaaaatattcaaaactcaaactaataaatattatttcactttttttcttctttattatattactaatttattaattaaaatactaaaatattttttattttattaatatatattaataccactaaacaaatttctatattttcaaaatcatcacaaGTCATTactatttctttctttaattttaatttttaatttcaaactaaaaaaattatcattaatcatGTTATTTGCAAAAATAGGTTGTTTTCTATATAAAGGAATTTTAGATTGTTATCTAGATATGTAGATAATTCTTTAAAAAGAAAGTTAACAattatacaatataaataaaaaataattttgtattaaataaagtaaataatcttaattattGAATCATAATctaaagataaaagataaaattatatctaGTTGAACTTTTTAATAAGATCTTACTATAagaaatattgataaaatattaatttttaaaagttttaattttactttatatatatatatctttaaatataAATCCATGCTTATCAACTAAGATGGTATTATTATATGGAATAAGCATTACATATCTATTAGTATTACCAAATAATATTGATACTTATATtttgttacatttttttaacaaattaaggtacttttattttattttgatttaaaatgtcattttcaagcaaaaataataattataatgaataaaaaggGGAAAAGGAAAACCAATCAAATGATTCTCCAATTGTGAACCAGATGAAATAAGAACGACCAAAATGATTGTAGATTATTCATATGAGAATCAAGAATATATCATTgctaaaaagaaattaaaaaaaaaaatacaatttattctCTTTAGACATTTAACTAAGAATAAAGTAACCAACTTTACTTAtggattttttttctataattaattaattcgcaataaaatgaatatagaaaaaaaaaaaaagacagatAAATTTGAACAATATTTGTGATAagtattatgttaattaatctCATAATGACATAATATTACTTGATCAACAATAATTTCTGattacaacaaaaataaagCCAAAAATTCAACAATACAATAATCCAccattaagaaaaatatgacTCATAATGAATTAGCATGCAAAAATGAGAcactaatattataaaatgatataaagtTCACTAATTGACCAAAAGAgaattaatttcatttcatttgtttaaaataataattattttcttaattttaataaaagtattcttttttttaagtaggtttatttttatttttttacaaaaacaagCAGATTCAAACAAGTCCCATAATTAAGTCAAAGATTAaagaatatataactatttaatttaaaactaaaataacattaactaatttattacaGTTTATTCTCTCACAACTTAATTATCTTTGCTTAACttaatgtttgaatttatttataagccataatttattaattaaaattatttttacagtTTACTATGTAATCacaatttatttaagtttataagttgaatcaaacaaGCCATAAATTAATGTAATGACTGAGTTTTGCCTAACGGTACTGGTCTGGTATAGTTCTAGAAACTGGGTCTCCATTATTCTTCAAAATAGGAcgacaattataaataaaaaaaattaaatgaataggACCACTagttatgagaaaaaaaaatatgaacatgTGGATTGATGATCAGAGGagagaataatttttttgtatgagtaataaaaattatatttcgcGCCTTACCTGTCATGTACTTAACTCGCGAAAATTAATCGCACTACAAATAAGAAACGGAACCaacgttttaaaaaaataatatttcttataataaaacttCAATAATATACAAAGTACACtaaaaatcaatcaaacttTGAATTCAGcagttataattattttatattttatttttattaatattgttcaCATAAAAACATcccatttatatttaaaaaacaaccaCTATTTTCTCAAATACAATATAGAGTTAGTTTAATCATAACAATGTTGAGTGCATGTAAGAAGAGACCAAGTCAATTTTATCTTTGAACTTATCTTCATTTGTGACTTATTATACTAGATGTATTTTTTATACACTATATCACATCAACAAATGTTGTTATTTTCTTCTTATAAGTTGTTGGGTCAATCTCAAAAGGTCCAACTGGTTGACCATATTTGcctatatttcttatataattttattttattttgacattTCTTTGTTACTTTGATAATGTATTTAGTTTATAAGACAACAAAAACAACCAGCTCTTCCTTTCTTTAAGAATGTGTTAAGTTTGAATTATAACTTAGTtttctgaattctttatttcAAGAAACAAGTTCTTGATTGATGAGACCGAGTTtgaaattctataatcaaagcGCATCGAAAGTAATATGAGAAGAATTTGGGATGGGGAAAAGAAGAGTCAAGGGTGAGAAAAGaaatattgttggtctataccaaacagtccaagACAAATGttcaaaacctaaaataaaataggggtgaagaactttcacaagagaattcaaatattcattttcatatCTCCTTGGAGAAGAAATATCAGTCTTATATAGTTGTTTTCCTGCCCCACAATATTCAGAATTATTGTTATAAcaacataacagaattcggtttgagaaatataaaaaaagagaaacaaaacagaatattaaaacaaaaaacagaaatGTAGCCCaagtgcacactaggaccgatgAATTAATTTGGAGACTataacattatctcccccttcaaagtTCGTCGCACTCGACGAAAAGACCGTGACCTGGTCaacctctaatgcgcatgcccCTATCTTCAAATAAAACTATTACCTCTTGCTTCGGTCGGACTTCGGCAAGTTCAGCAAGGGTCGCATCATAGGACCGCAATATTTTATAAGCCTTTGATAACATCTTTTCAGTAGTGGAGCTGGCCGGATCCTTGTAGTCTTTTGCAGTGCCAGGTCAGTCGCCACTCCACCCATTTAAGAAATTTATGTGCACCCAAAGTCGAGTTTTATGTTGTTTAGAGTTGACCTTTGTTGTTGCAATGTCGCCAAGACTTAGAGcagatatataaaaaacttcTTCCAGTTCCAATTATACTCTTTAGTGTCTTCAAAAACTCAGGCCAAATCTTTTTCCCGAATCAGCATCACAGGGGCAGCAAAAGAGCCATAACTTCTAATTATTCTCCTAACTTGTGGTCGGTCTTTGGGTTGCTGGAATAGAGCATTGAACACTTCAAATAGTTGCTGGAGATCTTCAGGAATATATTCCAAGGTCATTGTCgcgagtgaaacagtttggtCTTCATGCTGACTTTTTATTTGCAACTTGGCAACAACACTACATTTTTCCAAagtcttttccagctggttgTCATACATCAGAGTGACTTGTACTCGAAGAATATcctttaggaccgtggttctgcCTTGCTTCTCATAAGAAAGGGTCAGGTTTTCGAAATTCTAGAATTAGGGACCTAAAGTAATCAGTCATTCAATGTCCATCATAATATCATATTcatccatggaaattaccttcatttctgtttgataGTCATTGCCTCCATCGACCATTTCAAGTCTTTACAAATGCTAGAGCATAAAATGTTGGATCCATCAGTCACTCTAACCGATAGCGCCTAGGTTGTCATGCTTTTGTGgcctattttctccaaaatcctgctattgataaaattttgGGTGCTGCTTGTATCAATCAGgatcaccaccggcaggttcTCGAtcttgccaagaatctggagcgtttgaaaaGTTTTAGAACCGCTGaatgcatgtaaggatatggttGGTTCATCCCCTGTCCCAAGCAACAAAGGTAGATCATCAAAAATAGGTTCTTGAATGGGTTTTTGGTCTTCTTGATGATTAGCCGAGACCATGGATAATTTGGATTTGCACATATAGGTGGGCTCCCACCTTTCATTGCAAGTATAACATAGgcctttcttccttttctagTCCATTACAGCCGGGTCTAATTGTTTAATTTGGCCCTAGTTTATGCTTGAAGAAGACGCATGTAAAGAATTCTTGATGTCGGTATTCCGGTTGGTGCTCGGCCAGGATGTCTTAATATTGGATGGCTTGAGCAGCAGCGGTGCTTCAGCGTTGTACAAGTGCCCGCTGCTCATTAGGGACTTGTACGTTGCTTCTTGGaccttagccatggccatggctttgTTTAAGGACCCAGAAAATCGCAGCCGGATGCAGTTCGCAATCTCCTCCCTCAAaccggacaagtagcaatctataACGTATTCCCTTGGCATGttgtagagtttttgagagatcaACATGTATTGCAGATTGTATTCATGAACAAAACCAACCTATTTCAGATTCATTAATTGTCTCATTGGAGTATCATGTATAGAGGACCCGAATTGCgtcataaggtctctcttgaacacgtccCGAGATAAGGCTTCCACATGGTTGCGGTTCTAGAGATAAGATTCATGCCACATTCTTGCTTCACTAGAAAAGTGAATGGGAGCAATTTTAGTTTAGTGGCATCCCTAGTCTTGTCCACCCTGAAGAATTGCTCAGCGGATATTAGCCAGCCCTCCACATTGGACCCATCAATCGAGGAAAGTCGACATTGGTTAGCCGTGTTAAAGGAACATAGTGTGTGTCGCGGTTATGGTTAGGGTGTTGGGCCTAAATGgggaaggaccgtggcaagaattatcattgTAGGGTCTGTTGCGGGGATCTTGCccatttccagatgccccgctctcaaaggctATCATTCGTTCTTCAGCCGCATCCAATCTTCGGTCTATTGCAGCTTGCATAGcagctgtttgttgggacaaATTTTCAATAAGGGCCTTAAGCGCATCCATTTCTTCCTACTGGCGATTTTTTACCATTTGGAGAATCGTCCAGCTCTAataccaatatgttaagcttGAATTATAACTTAGCTTTCTGAGTTCTTTATTTCAAGAAACGAGTTCTTGATTGATGGGACCGAGCTTGGAATTATGTAATCAAAGCGCATCGGAAGTAATATGAGAAGAATTTGGGATGGGGAGAAGAAGAGTCAAGAATGAGAAAAGAAGTACtattggtctataccaaacagtccaagACAAAGGCttaaaacctaaaataaaataggggtgaagaactttcacaagagaattcaaatattcattttcataaCTCCTTGGgaaagaaagatcagccttatatagttGTTGTCTTGCCCCACAATATTcagaattattgttgtaacaacataacagaattcggtttgagaaatataagaaaagggaaacaaaacaaaatatttaaacaaaaaaacagaaTTCTAGCCCAAGTGCACATTAGAACCGATGAATTAATTTGGAGACTATAacataatgttataattttatccaTACAagtatcttatttaattttcaataatagtaaaacaaaacttaaaagaaaacaaatagtGATGAATCCCTTTCACTTTCTACCTTTACAATTCATTACTAGCTTTGATATATCTTCCTTCCCTTGTCAATTTCATTTGTCCATGTGAAAGAAAAGTTATATATTGAACATCAATTTCAAGAAACATTTAGAAAAGATTGATGGTAGGAACACAAATGGGAGAGAAAACCCTCTTCCAGTCAGGTTCAAACCTACAATCTTAACGATCATGCAATCTTGTGTGGAAACCCCAATCCCAAATATCGCTAGAAACCCTAGAGTTCCGACTTGTTCAAGTAACTAGCTAGAGGAAATTGTTTCATTCTTTGTTCTCAATCTGTTTTATGTTTTAAGCCTGTTTTTTGGGTTGATTTAAGGAATTGTGTAGTGTTTTCACATTTCAATTATAAAACATAGttgtttaaaatgaaaaatgactttagtctctatttcattttttactttttcaattAGGTGAAGACAATATTTTGTGTTTCATATTATGTTTTGTAGACACAACCTTAACATCATTTGCcaattaagtttaatttctaatattaatataaagataaaataatatttaaaatttgagggATATATAGattgagaatatatttataaaccctagatttcattcaaattattttaaatactagTTGTTAcactataaatttaaattttacatagaactctattttttgtttttaccaTATTATGGAGACACTAATGACTTAGTGTGATCGGATATGAAGGCAAGCATGGTAATTTACATGCAGGGTGGATATGAAGGCAAGCATggtaatttaaaattgtataacttctattaataattatagtaaaatacgacttcaaataataaaaaaccatCCAAAATAAGAGAGGCCTAATAGAAGATAATATGAAATGAGAACAaatgacttattttttaaaaataataaatcactttttatttatttatttaatcacaaccaaatcataaaattaacccataaaaaacaatttaatacaaattataatattttatctcaattacccaaaagaaaaatatattgattttaaatcTGAAACACTAGTATCTTAAAAACCCAGTACAATCTTGAACATCATAGATTAGGAGAATTTTAAGTCACTTTTTTTGTAAGGTCATCTCGGGATTCCTTTTTGATTGGATAAAAAATGATCTTTAACTAAGGATTGGCAACATGACCAAAATTTAGACGAGCCGGGCAAATCGAATTTAACACGTTATCAATATATCTAATCACGAAAATCGCAACCAAATAACGAAACTCATtgcaaaaaaaaatccaatataTGAATTATACCAGCTATGATAAGATTTATCCTAAGTTATTCAGATATTATACTCAAACAATATaaaatgcatatatatatatatatatatatatatatatatatatatatatatatatatatatatatatcaacaatAAATgtgaactaaaataaaaataaacatctcATAACCAAATAAACATGAAAACTCACATAATGAGCCCAATAGTCCATGTTGGCTTCATTGTTGTTCAGAACTCACTATTTGTCCACCACAagtaattgataaatatttgatCAGTTTTTCTAGCTTTTGTTCAATCAAATTTTCAGATGATTTTAGTTGCTATTTTATTGAGTGATTGATTTTGACGAAAGAATGATCTATCTTATTATAATCGACGATTTGAGATTTAGAAAAGTCGACggtattagtttaattatatattttggtgtATAAATTGATTGGAATTAAAccaattacatatttatttatatttggatACAATCTAGTTTTGGAGTACAATTAAAATGGGGAAAGGTTAAAGTTGCTTTCTATGTATTTATGTATACCTCATCCATCCCTTTATCATGGAGGCTTCAACACTCTGTATAAGTGTTTGTTTGTTGCAAATCACATGGAGTTTTTCCTATTCCAAACACTTtagttttttccttttttcctTTGTGATGttatataatcataaaaaaatacaaaagataAACTGATAAGGAACATTAAGTGTAACATATATAGCTCCTTAAAGACGCTCAAAACCTTATAAttgtgtttgtttgtttgtttgttattcCCTTCGTTAAAATGAATGATACGAAGACCTTCAACCGACGAAAATGCGACCAATCATAAGTCATTCTCAAAAAAATCAACTTCAAAGTGAAAACAACTATATTATTGTTAACTTCAaattttagataattatttttatacaacaaattaaaataaaattgagattttttaattgattcacAATAGGTGAAGTTCAAATCTATAGTGGGAAAAATCAAACCATAAGAATATAGGTGAtgacattatttattataagtaatttaatcaaaacataataattaaaaacttacAAGATctccaagaaaaataaaattattgttccAATTTGAAGTTCTCAAATCAAATGAGCTTAGGTCAACATGGAGTTAATTGGACTACTTCCTTAGCAACTTTAGGTTTGTTCCTTTCACATAGTTATATATGAATTTTCCTACCATCCTTTTAAACATGGTTTGGGTGAATTTATGATTTGGGTAAGGACCTAAGAACACTATTAAGGCTTGAGGTTCTAAACATAGATTCGAATGAACGATGTCACAATTAtatgaaatgaaagaaaattcTTACAAATTTTACACAAATTTTACATTAACTTTGGTCAAACATCATGACAAAAACAtgatttatcataaattaatcaaagaaaatataaacaaacataaaacaTCAAAATAGAGAACTAATCCTAAAGGAAAaagtctaaaaaaaaatatgcaaaCACTTAGAAGCTAATAAAATGAATCTACAAATATATCAAGTTACAACCAACTTTTTTCTCTTCTCATGTCATCCCTCTTAATATAAACCAATTCTCCATTATTCTCTCGTTCACTCTtgctataaattaataacaccAACCCCATCCATCTTCCACCTTTCATATATATCTCACTTTCTCTCTATACCACCATGGATGTTGAGAGTGTTAAGCCGAAGAGAAGTCAAGAAACAGAGAGATTGTGGTCGACTACACAAATCTCACTGAGATTCTTCGCTTTTGCCACTTCATTCACATCCGCAATGATCATCTTTAAGAACAAGCAAGTCACTTTCTTATTCGGCATGGAATTCAGCGCTACCTACACCGACGATCCAACTTTCAAGTAAGCATTCAACATAACACTTCTCCGgatcatttgtatatataatggtttcatTAAATGAAATTGGGATTGAAACATTGTATGGtctttgtgttttttcattaaataaagttattattaattGCATGCATGCAGGTTCTTTGCATATTCAAACATGATTGCAGCTTGCTTATCCGCCTTGTCTCTAATATTTTCCATCGCCAACTCTCGGAAACCTATGGACCAAACCGTCTATTTCTACTTCTTCATGCATGATTTGGTAagttttaatcattattaagattaactctAATGAAACTAAACAATATAACTTATGTTATCAATAACTTAACTCGGTAATATAGTAAGAACATATACATGACAATTTTAATCtcgtaaattaataaaattacattagGTATGGGTAAAATATCCCGACATTAGTGTCACAGTTTATCACATTATTCATACACCTAGATATTTTAATTAGCCTATTTGACAAATTAAGCcaatttaactaaattattgAACTAATTGAGTGTTTTGATGACTGGAGTTGAATATAAATTGatcaaaaatatacatttttaaatccaaaatttaatttataacaatattGGGTAGATGGAAATGGAATTTTGGCTTATAATTGGAACTTGAAAGCATTAATTggtgtatatattatttataattagttgtTACAATCAATTTAAATGTGACATAGAATTCCTATTTGCGATTAATTTCTACAGATTATGGCGATGCTAATGACTGCGGCGAGCGCAGCTGCGAGTGCGATCGGTTATGTGGGCAAACATGGTAATTCACAAGCGGGTTGGATTGCGATTTGCGACCATTTTGGTCGGTACTGTGCCAAAAATACTGTGGCTGTTGCCCTCTCATATTTCTGCCTCTTTTTATATCTCTTTCTTATTGTCATGTCTTCCATTAAGTCTAGGCAATCCTAAGCTTCAAATGGGTATTATTATTTCTGTTTGTGTTATCTTCCTAATATTCtctttaagattattttttagcTAGTTTGGAGTGAAATTAAAATGGGGGAAAGTTTAAAGTGGCTTTCTATTTGTGTTTATTTGTACCTCATCCCTTTTTGTATGGGAGGCTTCAAATCTCTGTCCAGTGTTTGTTGCATATTATATGGAAATATTGGGCTTTTAATTAGAAGTTAAAAGAGTTGGGTTGAATATGTcacttttaataataaaaaaaagtttttttaatactAAATGTTCAATAAACAACATTAAGTCATAGAATTTAAACAACTCATTTATTATGTAATTGCCTAAAATTCTTGTGAAAAAATGGAATATTagattttcttttaatcaattcgtaataaattaatgtaaaagttgtatctaaaat
This genomic window contains:
- the LOC124945742 gene encoding probable serine/threonine-protein kinase At1g54610 — its product is MGCVLCLMKPKKNNAQTDITHEPSMGSRSISKIRRHSDTVVHNMGKERKKERRATGDFPAIDRYNLKPDYGLKIVHGWPSWLGDVAGEAIKEWTPRRTNTFEKLDKIGQGTYSHVYKARDLITGKVVALKKVRFEHLDPDSAKFMAREILILRRLDHPNVIKLEGLVASRMSPSIYLVFEYMEHDLTGLASVQENNFSLSQVKCYMKQLLSGLEHCHNNGVLHRDIKGSNLLIDNDGNLKIADFGLASFYDPKCTQPMTSRVVTLWYRPPELLLGATHYSVGVDLWSAGCILAELLYGNPILPGTTEVDQLNKIFLLCGSPSEEYWEKCKLKNAHLFKPTNQHRRRVRDVFKNFPTCSLSVVETLLAIDPDERGSASQALNSEFFNTEPYACDPSNLPKYPPSKEIDAKLRDQEAKRRRNLNGKAHVNDGHKKARTRARAGRAIPAPEANAELQANLDRRRVVMSQANAKSKSEKFPPPHQDAEVGYQQYKSENGPASFAPSDSSFGSSIVEMKSSNSFKNSNDNWHFRKRKPKKN
- the LOC124944849 gene encoding CASP-like protein 1F2: MDVESVKPKRSQETERLWSTTQISLRFFAFATSFTSAMIIFKNKQVTFLFGMEFSATYTDDPTFKFFAYSNMIAACLSALSLIFSIANSRKPMDQTVYFYFFMHDLIMAMLMTAASAAASAIGYVGKHGNSQAGWIAICDHFGRYCAKNTVAVALSYFCLFLYLFLIVMSSIKSRQS